Proteins from one Arthrobacter sp. Soc17.1.1.1 genomic window:
- a CDS encoding DNA-directed RNA polymerase subunit beta': MSSESSFGLMQIGLATADEIRGWSYGEVKKPETINYRTLKPEKDGLFCEKIFGPSRDWECYCGKYKRVRFKGIICERCGVEVTRAKVRRERMGHIELAAPVTHIWYFKGVPSRLGYLLDLAPKDLEKVIYFAAYMITSVDEENRHAELPNLQAEHDLEKKQMTDQRDADIAAIARDLEDELARLEGEGAKAADKKKARDSADRQMANVRKRADADIERLVQVWDRFKSLKVADLEGDEGLYRELRDRYGLYFEGSMGAEAIKKRLENFDMPAEAELLRDIIQNGKGQRKTRALKRLKVVNAFLTTTNSPLGMVLDAVPVIPPELRPMVQLDGGRFATSDLNDLYRRVINRNNRLKRLLDLGAPEIIVNNEKRMLQEAVDSLFDNGRRGRPVTGPGNRPLKSLSDMLKGKQGRFRQNLLGKRVDYSGRSVIVVGPQLKLHQCGLPKQMALELFKPFVMKRLVDLNHAQNIKSAKRMVERYRPQVWDVLEEIITEHPVLLNRAPTLHRLGIQAFEPQLVEGKALQLHPLVCGAFNADFDGDQMAVHLPLSPEAQAEARILMLSSNNILKPSDGRPVTLPSQDMIIGLHHLTTKREGSAGEGRVFTSMAEAIMAFDMGSLHLNSVVRIRVDNFVPSADIAAPEGWEPGTPALIETSLGQVLFNETLPLDYPWVEKVADKGQLSTIVNDLAERYPKVVTAATLDNLKDAGFYWATRSGVTVAISDISAPINKAGIMEGYETQAAKVQSQFDKGLIADEERRQELIDIWNKATNEVAASMRAAMPKDNTINRMVSSGARGNWLQVRQIAGIRGLVANPKGEIIPRPIKSSYREGLSVLEYFIATHGARKGLADTALRTANSGYLTRRLVDVSQDVIVREDDCGTERGLKVTIAVPNADGELVLHEEVENSAYARTLATDVVDSKGAVLAAAGSDVGDVLIGELFEAGISDIKVRSVLTCESSVGTCALCYGRSLATGKTVDIGEAVGIIAAQSIGEPGTQLTMRTFHTGGVASAEDITQGLPRIQELFEARTPKGVAPISEVAGRVTIEDAEKQLRLVVTPDDGSEEIAYPVLRRARLLVADGEHVEVGQQLVFGAVDPKQILRILGPRKAQEFLVDEVQRVYRSQGVGIHDKHVEVIVRQMLRRVTVIESGESDLLPGELAERRRFEDENRRVVSEGKKPASGRPELMGITKASLATESWLSAASFQETTRVLTQAAMEGKSDPLLGLKENVIIGKLIPAGTGLDRYTKVTVEPTEEAKANLFTGPSAFSDFDYAGVEGGLSPEFHAIPLDDYDMGNSDFR; encoded by the coding sequence ATGTCCAGCGAATCCTCCTTCGGCCTCATGCAGATCGGCCTCGCCACCGCGGACGAAATCCGCGGCTGGTCCTACGGTGAGGTCAAGAAGCCGGAAACCATCAACTACCGTACGCTCAAGCCCGAGAAGGACGGCCTCTTCTGCGAGAAGATCTTCGGCCCCTCCCGGGACTGGGAGTGCTACTGCGGCAAGTACAAGCGCGTGCGCTTCAAGGGCATCATCTGTGAGCGCTGCGGCGTCGAGGTGACGCGTGCCAAGGTGCGCCGTGAGCGCATGGGCCACATCGAGCTCGCCGCCCCCGTCACGCACATCTGGTACTTCAAGGGCGTGCCCTCACGCCTCGGCTACCTCCTCGACCTTGCCCCCAAGGACCTCGAGAAGGTCATCTACTTCGCCGCCTACATGATCACCTCGGTCGACGAGGAGAACCGCCACGCCGAACTGCCGAACCTCCAGGCCGAGCACGACCTCGAGAAGAAGCAGATGACGGACCAGCGCGACGCGGACATCGCCGCGATCGCCCGGGACCTCGAGGACGAGCTCGCCCGCCTCGAGGGCGAAGGTGCGAAGGCTGCCGACAAGAAGAAGGCCCGCGACTCGGCCGACCGCCAGATGGCGAACGTCCGCAAGCGTGCCGACGCCGACATCGAGCGCCTCGTTCAGGTGTGGGACCGCTTCAAGAGCCTCAAGGTCGCCGACCTCGAGGGCGATGAGGGCCTGTACCGCGAACTCCGCGACCGCTACGGCCTGTACTTCGAGGGTTCGATGGGAGCCGAGGCGATCAAGAAGCGCCTCGAGAACTTCGACATGCCCGCCGAGGCCGAGCTGCTGCGCGACATCATCCAGAACGGCAAGGGCCAGCGGAAGACGCGTGCCCTGAAGCGCCTGAAGGTGGTCAACGCGTTCCTGACGACGACCAACAGCCCCCTGGGCATGGTCCTCGACGCCGTGCCGGTGATCCCGCCGGAACTGCGCCCCATGGTCCAGCTCGACGGTGGCCGTTTCGCGACGTCCGACCTCAACGACCTGTACCGCCGCGTCATCAACCGCAACAACCGCCTCAAGCGCCTGCTCGATCTCGGTGCCCCCGAGATCATCGTCAACAACGAGAAGCGCATGCTGCAGGAAGCGGTCGACTCCCTGTTCGACAACGGCCGCCGCGGCCGCCCTGTCACCGGACCGGGCAACCGTCCCCTGAAGTCCCTCTCGGACATGCTGAAGGGCAAGCAGGGTCGTTTCCGCCAGAACCTCCTCGGCAAGCGCGTCGACTACTCGGGCCGTTCGGTCATCGTCGTCGGCCCGCAGCTGAAGCTGCACCAGTGCGGCCTGCCCAAGCAGATGGCCCTGGAGCTCTTCAAGCCGTTCGTGATGAAGCGCCTGGTGGACCTCAACCACGCGCAGAACATCAAGAGCGCCAAGCGGATGGTCGAGCGCTACCGCCCCCAGGTGTGGGACGTGCTCGAGGAGATCATCACCGAGCACCCCGTGCTGCTGAACCGTGCACCCACCCTGCACCGTCTCGGCATCCAGGCGTTCGAGCCGCAGCTCGTCGAGGGCAAGGCACTCCAGCTCCACCCGCTGGTCTGTGGTGCCTTCAACGCGGACTTCGACGGCGACCAGATGGCGGTGCACCTGCCGCTGAGCCCCGAGGCCCAGGCCGAGGCGCGCATCCTGATGCTCTCCTCGAACAACATCCTGAAGCCGTCCGACGGCCGTCCGGTCACCCTGCCCTCGCAGGACATGATCATCGGCCTGCACCACCTCACCACCAAGCGTGAGGGAAGTGCCGGCGAGGGTCGCGTGTTCACCAGCATGGCCGAGGCCATCATGGCCTTCGACATGGGCTCGCTCCACCTCAACTCGGTGGTCCGGATCCGCGTGGACAACTTCGTGCCGAGCGCCGACATCGCCGCTCCCGAGGGTTGGGAGCCGGGTACGCCCGCGCTCATCGAGACCTCCCTCGGACAGGTCCTGTTCAACGAGACGCTTCCCCTGGACTACCCCTGGGTGGAGAAGGTCGCCGACAAGGGCCAACTCTCCACGATCGTCAACGATCTCGCGGAGCGTTACCCGAAGGTGGTCACGGCGGCGACGCTGGACAACCTGAAGGACGCCGGTTTCTACTGGGCCACCCGCTCGGGCGTCACCGTCGCGATCTCGGACATCTCCGCGCCGATCAACAAGGCCGGCATCATGGAGGGCTACGAGACGCAGGCCGCCAAGGTCCAGTCGCAGTTCGACAAGGGCCTCATCGCCGACGAGGAGCGCCGCCAGGAGCTCATCGACATCTGGAACAAGGCGACCAACGAGGTTGCCGCATCCATGCGTGCCGCGATGCCGAAGGACAACACCATCAACCGCATGGTGTCCTCCGGTGCACGTGGTAACTGGCTGCAGGTCCGCCAGATCGCCGGTATTCGTGGTCTCGTGGCCAACCCGAAGGGCGAGATCATCCCTCGTCCGATCAAGTCCTCGTACCGCGAGGGCCTGTCGGTCCTCGAGTACTTCATCGCGACGCACGGAGCTCGTAAGGGCCTCGCCGACACCGCGCTGCGTACGGCCAACTCGGGTTACCTGACCCGTCGCCTGGTCGACGTGTCGCAGGACGTCATCGTCCGCGAGGACGACTGCGGGACGGAGCGTGGCCTGAAGGTCACGATCGCCGTGCCGAACGCCGACGGCGAGCTGGTGCTGCACGAGGAGGTCGAGAACTCGGCCTACGCCCGTACGCTGGCCACCGACGTCGTCGACTCCAAGGGTGCAGTGCTCGCCGCTGCAGGCTCGGACGTCGGAGACGTGCTCATCGGTGAACTGTTCGAGGCCGGTATCTCGGACATCAAGGTGCGCTCCGTGCTCACCTGCGAGTCCAGTGTCGGAACGTGTGCGCTCTGCTACGGCCGGTCCCTCGCGACCGGCAAGACCGTGGACATCGGAGAGGCCGTCGGCATCATCGCCGCGCAGTCGATCGGTGAGCCCGGCACGCAGCTGACCATGCGTACCTTCCACACCGGCGGTGTGGCCTCCGCGGAGGACATCACCCAGGGTCTGCCCCGTATCCAGGAGCTCTTCGAGGCGCGTACCCCCAAGGGTGTCGCCCCGATCTCCGAGGTCGCAGGGCGCGTCACCATCGAGGATGCCGAGAAGCAGCTCCGCCTGGTGGTCACCCCCGACGACGGCTCCGAGGAGATCGCGTACCCGGTCCTGCGCCGTGCACGCCTCCTGGTCGCCGACGGCGAGCACGTCGAGGTCGGGCAGCAGCTCGTCTTCGGTGCTGTCGACCCGAAGCAGATCCTGCGAATCCTCGGCCCCCGCAAGGCCCAGGAATTCCTGGTCGACGAGGTGCAGCGCGTGTACCGCAGCCAGGGTGTGGGCATCCACGACAAGCACGTGGAGGTCATCGTCCGGCAGATGCTGCGGCGCGTCACCGTGATCGAGTCCGGCGAGTCGGACCTGCTCCCCGGTGAGCTGGCCGAGCGTCGCCGCTTCGAGGACGAGAACCGCCGCGTGGTGTCCGAGGGCAAGAAGCCGGCCTCAGGCCGTCCCGAGCTCATGGGTATCACCAAGGCGTCGCTCGCCACCGAGTCGTGGCTGTCGGCCGCTTCCTTCCAGGAGACCACGCGTGTCCTCACGCAGGCCGCCATGGAAGGCAAGAGCGATCCGCTGCTCGGCCTCAAGGAGAACGTGATCATCGGTAAGCTCATCCCGGCCGGTACCGGCCTGGACCGCTACACGAAGGTCACGGTCGAGCCCACCGAGGAAGCCAAGGCGAACCTCTTCACCGGTCCGAGCGCGTTCAGCGACTTCGACTACGCCGGTGTGGAGGGCGGCCTGAGCCCCGAGTTCCACGCCATCCCGCTGGACGACTACGACATGGGCAACAGCGACTTCCGCTGA